Proteins encoded in a region of the Candidatus Methylomirabilota bacterium genome:
- a CDS encoding sigma 54-interacting transcriptional regulator — translation MIPRRALPAAVIGLAASLTALGVAMLGGAAVTALEGSVYDRGLRARAAPVSPALLVIVRDPASEARFGAESWDRAILARLITSLSRAGAVAIGVDAPLGQPSPPGRGGVSSDALLSQATALAGNVVYPITLDLRPGATDVAPALPSSEAHASWPPLAEIPLALPQAEARAPLSGLARRARAVGHTVAPADLDGVVRRVPLFVRLGDRAVPALGLGLLAVAGDGPAGRIVIEGQWVRVPRSRPIAIDGRSRALLGYAAPERLDVVSFLEVWTAIDERRAERLRSLADDKIVLVLVEPQREQRRTPVGLMSDVLIQAQLVNAVLAGSWLREAPLAWTLPGTLVIAVLTAWLWLALPWWTALLGVAGLTSGYAAALLLSPSVGVVAPVVLPLASVVAASAGALGFRQLGSAYRLRHLEGEVQRIREALVREESTVEALEEDLEEARGRLQTADALRAQLTEARAREEDTRGRLAALERELRAADTRLAPLDDAELERLRGRCAEIGIITRDPAVLALFRDLEKAARATLPILITGEPGTGKELFARAAHRLSPRGGGSFVAVNMAAIPPELFESELFGHVKGSFTGAIGERRGYFEQADRGTIFLDEIGELRAEHQSKLLRVLQEKTFHRVGATRATAVDVRVVAASNRDLERGMVAGWFREDLYFRLKGLVLRLPPLRERRQDVAPLAARFVEDAAGEAGRPVALSAAALQALEGHDWPGNVRELQHCIQQAVALTERAVLGPEDLRLARASEARTDAAGDAAVLDCLRRHGFDMQATARALGWDRSTVTQRLKGMGFGALVDSRGDRGKAALALAGDPALARAVDLKLAEYHEHLLRAVEGFESAEAAVVACRRRFKNLPERHFRSLEVLVRQHFQTRM, via the coding sequence GTGATCCCACGCCGCGCTCTGCCGGCCGCGGTCATCGGGCTCGCGGCGAGCCTGACGGCGCTCGGTGTCGCGATGCTGGGCGGCGCGGCCGTCACCGCGCTCGAGGGGTCGGTCTACGATCGCGGGCTCCGCGCGCGCGCGGCGCCGGTCAGCCCCGCGCTGCTGGTCATCGTGCGCGATCCGGCGAGCGAGGCCCGGTTCGGCGCGGAGTCCTGGGACCGGGCGATCCTCGCCCGGCTCATCACGAGCCTCTCGCGCGCCGGGGCCGTCGCCATCGGGGTGGACGCCCCCCTCGGGCAGCCGAGCCCACCGGGCCGGGGCGGCGTGTCGAGCGACGCGCTGCTGAGCCAGGCGACCGCGCTGGCGGGCAACGTCGTCTATCCGATCACGCTCGACCTCCGGCCGGGCGCGACGGACGTGGCGCCGGCTCTCCCGTCCTCGGAGGCTCACGCATCGTGGCCGCCGCTCGCCGAGATCCCCCTGGCCCTGCCGCAGGCGGAGGCGAGAGCGCCGCTGTCCGGACTGGCCCGCCGCGCTCGAGCCGTGGGCCACACCGTCGCCCCGGCCGATCTCGATGGCGTCGTGCGCCGAGTTCCGCTCTTCGTCCGACTCGGCGACCGCGCCGTGCCGGCGCTCGGCCTCGGCCTCCTGGCCGTGGCCGGAGACGGCCCCGCGGGTCGGATCGTGATCGAGGGCCAGTGGGTGAGGGTCCCGCGGTCGCGCCCGATCGCCATCGACGGGCGCAGCCGCGCGCTCCTCGGTTACGCCGCGCCGGAGCGGCTCGACGTCGTGTCCTTCCTCGAGGTCTGGACCGCGATCGACGAGCGGCGGGCCGAGAGGCTCCGGAGCCTGGCCGACGACAAGATCGTCCTCGTGCTCGTCGAGCCTCAGCGGGAGCAGCGTCGCACGCCGGTCGGCCTCATGTCCGACGTCCTGATCCAGGCCCAGCTCGTGAACGCCGTGCTGGCGGGGTCGTGGCTCAGGGAGGCGCCGCTCGCGTGGACCCTGCCCGGCACGCTGGTCATCGCGGTCCTCACCGCGTGGCTCTGGCTCGCGCTCCCATGGTGGACGGCGCTCCTCGGTGTCGCCGGCCTCACATCGGGCTATGCCGCCGCGCTGCTCCTGTCGCCGTCGGTCGGCGTCGTGGCACCCGTGGTCCTGCCGCTCGCGTCGGTCGTCGCGGCCTCCGCCGGGGCCCTCGGCTTCCGCCAGCTCGGCTCGGCCTACCGCCTCCGGCACCTCGAGGGAGAGGTGCAGCGGATCCGCGAGGCGCTGGTGCGCGAGGAGTCCACGGTCGAGGCGCTGGAAGAGGACCTCGAAGAGGCGCGCGGGCGCCTCCAGACGGCCGACGCCTTGCGGGCCCAGCTCACAGAGGCTCGCGCTCGGGAGGAAGACACGCGAGGCCGGCTCGCCGCGCTTGAGCGAGAGCTGCGAGCCGCCGACACCCGCCTAGCGCCGCTCGATGACGCCGAGCTCGAGCGCCTGCGCGGGCGGTGCGCGGAGATCGGGATCATCACGCGCGATCCCGCCGTGCTCGCGCTCTTCCGGGACCTCGAGAAGGCGGCGCGCGCCACGCTGCCGATCCTGATCACCGGCGAGCCGGGGACGGGCAAGGAGCTGTTCGCGCGGGCGGCCCATCGCCTGAGCCCCCGCGGCGGCGGGTCCTTCGTGGCGGTCAACATGGCGGCCATCCCGCCCGAGCTCTTCGAGAGCGAGCTGTTCGGCCACGTAAAGGGGAGCTTCACCGGCGCGATCGGGGAGCGCCGGGGGTACTTCGAGCAGGCCGACCGCGGAACGATCTTCCTCGACGAGATCGGCGAGCTGCGCGCCGAGCACCAGTCGAAGCTCTTACGGGTCCTCCAGGAGAAGACCTTCCACCGGGTCGGCGCGACCCGCGCGACGGCGGTGGACGTCCGCGTCGTCGCCGCCAGCAACCGCGACCTCGAGCGCGGGATGGTCGCGGGCTGGTTCCGCGAGGACCTCTACTTCCGCTTGAAAGGCCTCGTCCTCCGCCTTCCCCCGCTGCGCGAGCGGCGCCAGGACGTCGCGCCGCTCGCGGCGCGGTTCGTGGAGGACGCCGCCGGAGAGGCAGGACGGCCGGTGGCGCTCTCCGCGGCGGCGCTTCAAGCGCTCGAGGGGCACGACTGGCCCGGCAACGTCCGTGAGCTCCAGCACTGCATCCAGCAGGCGGTCGCGCTCACCGAGCGGGCCGTCCTCGGGCCGGAGGACCTACGGCTCGCGCGGGCGAGCGAGGCGCGGACCGACGCCGCGGGCGACGCCGCGGTCCTCGACTGCCTGCGCAGGCACGGGTTCGACATGCAGGCGACGGCGCGGGCGCTCGGGTGGGACCGGAGCACGGTGACCCAGCGGCTCAAGGGCATGGGCTTCGGCGCCCTGGTCGACTCCCGCGGCGACCGGGGGAAGGCCGCGCTGGCGCTGGCCGGCGACCCGGCGCTCGCTCGCGCCGTGGACCTGAAGCTCGCCGAGTACCACGAGCATCTTCTGAGAGCCGTCGAGGGCTTCGAGTCCGCCGAGGCCGCCGTGGTCGCGTGCCGGCGCCGCTTCAAGAACCTGCCGGAGCGCCACTTCCGCTCGCTCGAGGTCCTCGTCCGCCAGCACTTTCAGACGCGCATGTGA
- a CDS encoding OmpA family protein codes for MTNTQHAAIVAGLFLMVGAATFGTYWVASRGTDAKPAVVATAAAEAPAAPPAVGPAPANLEVIHADVYFDFKTARLSADAVRLLQEKAALMDHASVWVALVQGHSDRQGPAEYNKVLAQRRADAVKRFLVELGVPETSIKVVAIGPDGALCDEPTKECQQLNRRVHLEIRKLARTAVTPVRIETKDGEQPAPKTP; via the coding sequence ATGACCAACACACAGCACGCAGCGATCGTTGCAGGACTGTTCCTGATGGTCGGCGCCGCGACCTTCGGGACCTACTGGGTCGCGTCCAGGGGCACGGACGCGAAGCCGGCCGTGGTCGCGACCGCGGCGGCCGAGGCGCCGGCGGCACCGCCCGCCGTGGGTCCGGCGCCCGCCAACCTCGAGGTCATCCACGCCGACGTCTACTTCGACTTCAAGACCGCCCGCCTCAGCGCCGATGCGGTCCGCCTCCTCCAGGAGAAGGCGGCGCTCATGGACCACGCCAGCGTCTGGGTGGCGCTCGTGCAGGGGCACAGCGACCGCCAGGGCCCGGCCGAGTACAACAAGGTCCTCGCTCAGCGGCGCGCGGACGCGGTCAAGCGGTTCCTGGTCGAGCTCGGCGTCCCGGAGACGTCCATCAAGGTGGTGGCCATCGGGCCGGACGGCGCCCTCTGCGACGAGCCCACCAAGGAGTGCCAGCAGCTCAACCGCCGGGTGCACCTCGAGATCCGGAAGCTCGCCCGGACCGCGGTCACGCCGGTCCGCATCGAGACGAAGGACGGCGAGCAGCCCGCCCCGAAGACCCCGTAA
- a CDS encoding BrnA antitoxin family protein produces MKKAVAEKYRNIDFSRAKRGPVITPEPGKTKISIRLDNTVLEYFRNLVDRAGGGNYQTLINDALLEHVHRRSTLDVVRQVVREELASYRTAGVNSTLQRTRSARR; encoded by the coding sequence ATGAAGAAAGCCGTAGCTGAGAAATATCGCAACATAGACTTCTCGCGTGCGAAGCGTGGCCCAGTCATCACGCCCGAACCAGGCAAGACGAAGATCTCGATCCGGTTAGACAACACGGTGCTCGAGTACTTTCGAAACCTAGTCGACAGGGCCGGGGGCGGTAACTATCAGACGCTGATCAACGACGCACTACTGGAACACGTCCACCGGCGGTCGACTCTCGACGTCGTGCGGCAGGTTGTGCGTGAAGAGCTTGCGTCATACCGGACCGCGGGGGTCAACTCCACGCTACAGCGGACACGCTCTGCGCGCCGCTGA
- a CDS encoding amidohydrolase family protein, which translates to MKDGLRFVDSDMHVMEPPDLFDRYLDPKFKSRVSVPVGADGRPARGTFGAILLDGTPTTDADLQQYRKRRRPGPTQSTQPLSGSRLADTGRLDFAVERDYNGEAQVMGMAMEGVDIAVLYPTTGLSLIARNNLDPQLSLAVCQAYNNWIHEFCQYSPERLKFVVMLPVHDVHLACKELVRGVKELGAVGSFMRPNLVNGRYWHSNYWDPLYSVHEELNATWGFHEGVGAVYSRMTELYGENRFYRHVASHWIEMQQAMVAMIIAGVFEFHPKLRVGFLEAQNSWAPGLLSRIEWDYPQYRDSHAPYLSLTPREYFRRNCWAAVEGSEPEIEATAGLIGADRMCVSTDYPHFDSNFPHVADNLLKNVPRKIAADILMGGANLYGLTEADFKKADAAAAAGKPSTAPRGR; encoded by the coding sequence ATGAAGGACGGGCTTCGCTTCGTCGACTCCGACATGCACGTCATGGAACCGCCGGATCTCTTCGACCGCTACCTGGACCCGAAGTTCAAGAGCCGGGTGAGCGTCCCGGTGGGGGCCGACGGACGGCCGGCGCGCGGCACGTTCGGCGCGATCCTGCTCGACGGGACGCCTACGACGGACGCCGACCTCCAGCAGTACCGGAAGCGGCGCCGCCCCGGCCCGACGCAGAGCACGCAGCCCCTCTCGGGGTCCCGGCTCGCCGACACCGGCCGGCTGGACTTCGCCGTCGAGCGCGATTACAACGGCGAGGCGCAGGTGATGGGCATGGCGATGGAGGGCGTCGACATCGCCGTCCTCTACCCCACCACCGGCCTCTCCCTCATCGCCCGCAACAACCTCGATCCGCAGCTCTCGCTCGCCGTCTGCCAGGCCTACAACAACTGGATCCACGAGTTCTGCCAGTACAGCCCCGAGCGCTTGAAGTTCGTTGTGATGCTGCCCGTGCACGACGTGCACCTGGCGTGCAAGGAGCTGGTGCGGGGCGTGAAGGAGCTCGGCGCCGTCGGCTCCTTCATGCGCCCGAACCTCGTGAACGGCCGCTACTGGCACTCGAACTACTGGGATCCCCTCTACAGCGTGCACGAGGAGTTGAACGCGACCTGGGGATTCCACGAGGGTGTGGGCGCCGTGTACTCTCGCATGACCGAGCTCTACGGCGAGAACCGGTTCTACCGGCACGTCGCCAGCCACTGGATCGAGATGCAGCAGGCGATGGTCGCGATGATCATCGCGGGCGTGTTCGAGTTCCACCCGAAGCTCCGCGTCGGCTTCCTCGAGGCCCAGAACTCGTGGGCGCCCGGACTCCTGTCGCGCATCGAGTGGGACTACCCCCAGTACCGTGACAGCCACGCGCCCTACCTCTCGCTCACCCCGCGGGAATACTTCCGGCGCAATTGCTGGGCCGCGGTCGAGGGGAGCGAGCCCGAGATCGAGGCGACGGCGGGGCTCATCGGCGCCGACCGCATGTGCGTCTCGACGGACTACCCGCACTTCGACTCCAACTTCCCGCACGTCGCGGACAACCTCCTGAAGAACGTCCCCCGCAAGATCGCGGCGGACATCCTCATGGGGGGCGCGAACCTCTACGGCCTGACCGAGGCCGACTTCAAGAAGGCCGACGCCGCCGCCGCGGCGGGCAAGCCGAGCACGGCGCCCCGAGGCCGCTAG